A section of the Flavobacteriales bacterium genome encodes:
- a CDS encoding T9SS type A sorting domain-containing protein translates to MKRILLFAFGLLPLVGVGQNWQSVSCGDLPSEFECYSSESMHSFTDTIDPIADTSLFWVDETGLWQYGHGYKPMFDSISPFQGWITDSVNSYPIGANAHLNISIGDFYGGWPGGNFILFQHKLDIQSDLEGAFIEISFDSLNWYKAEEVSCPTTRFYHYPINQTRTTMYDTGYMFSGTLPDWIWSGVQFIWGYPVFQGDENRSVEANGSHATAGNKLYMRFVFQSDDIESEQAGWMIRKIVVGRFDLYGSVSETDYLPLTIYPNPTTTTLRIQLPDNVRQATGICLYDMMGRQVHQQAYSPTIDIRLLARGTYVVVVATEQGKFRNVIQKE, encoded by the coding sequence ATGAAAAGAATATTACTCTTCGCTTTTGGGTTGCTGCCGCTGGTAGGGGTGGGGCAGAATTGGCAGTCGGTAAGTTGTGGTGATCTGCCAAGTGAGTTCGAATGCTATAGTTCTGAATCGATGCACAGCTTTACAGATACCATTGACCCTATTGCAGATACGTCACTTTTTTGGGTGGATGAGACAGGTCTTTGGCAATATGGTCATGGCTATAAACCGATGTTTGATAGTATTTCACCTTTTCAGGGGTGGATAACTGATTCGGTAAATAGTTACCCCATTGGGGCAAATGCACACCTGAATATCTCAATTGGAGATTTTTATGGAGGATGGCCTGGAGGAAATTTCATCCTGTTCCAACACAAATTGGATATTCAATCTGATCTTGAAGGCGCTTTTATCGAAATTTCATTCGACAGCTTGAATTGGTATAAAGCAGAAGAGGTGTCATGTCCTACCACACGTTTTTACCATTATCCCATCAATCAAACACGCACAACCATGTACGATACGGGATATATGTTCTCTGGGACATTACCGGACTGGATATGGAGTGGGGTTCAGTTCATTTGGGGCTATCCAGTTTTTCAGGGAGATGAAAATCGGTCGGTTGAAGCAAATGGCAGCCATGCAACAGCTGGCAATAAACTGTATATGAGGTTTGTTTTTCAAAGTGATGACATTGAATCGGAACAGGCTGGATGGATGATCAGGAAAATTGTTGTTGGACGATTTGACCTATATGGCTCCGTTTCCGAAACCGACTATCTGCCCCTCACCATTTACCCCAACCCTACCACAACCACCCTGCGCATACAGTTGCCCGATAATGTGCGGCAGGCCACGGGCATTTGCCTGTATGATATGATGGGCCGCCAGGTTCACCAACAGGCCTACAGCCCAACCATTGACATCAGACTCCTTGCCAGAGGCACCTACGTGGTGGTGGTAGCTACCGAGCAGGGAAAATTCAGAAACGTTATACAGAAGGAATGA
- the lysA gene encoding diaminopimelate decarboxylase → MNHQQLLDLAEEFGTPLFVYDADVMEAQYKRLLNAFKGVKLNVQYACKALSNQAVLQHFNALGAGLDTVSIEEVQLGLRAGFTPERIIYTPNGVSFEEIKQAVELGVRVNIDNLVMLEKFGSEYGDKYPVCVRLNPHIVAGGNHKIQVGHIDSKFGISIHQMRHLTRIIKAYGIHVNGLHMHTGSDILDVGVFLKGTEILLEAAFQFAELEYIDFGSGFKVAYKPNDVATDIEELGEKLSVQFQEFCKEYGKELELAFEPGKFLVSESGTFLCKVNVIKQTTATVFAGVDTGFNHFIRPMFYDSYHHITNISNPEGPDRIYTVVGYICETDTFAWDRKIPEIRENDILAFHNAGAYVFAMSSNYNSRLKPAEVLLKGGKPYLISRRQTLDDLLVSQVDVSHLFKTKQKAVKDS, encoded by the coding sequence ATGAACCACCAACAGTTACTTGACCTTGCCGAGGAGTTCGGCACCCCGCTTTTTGTGTACGATGCAGATGTGATGGAGGCGCAGTACAAACGCCTTCTCAACGCCTTTAAGGGCGTGAAACTGAACGTGCAGTATGCGTGCAAGGCACTGAGCAATCAGGCGGTGTTGCAGCACTTCAACGCCTTGGGCGCGGGGCTCGACACGGTTTCCATCGAAGAGGTGCAGCTGGGGCTGCGCGCGGGTTTCACGCCCGAACGCATCATTTACACCCCCAACGGAGTGAGCTTTGAAGAGATAAAGCAGGCCGTTGAACTGGGCGTGCGCGTCAATATCGATAATCTGGTGATGCTGGAGAAGTTCGGCAGCGAGTATGGCGACAAGTATCCCGTGTGTGTGCGTCTCAACCCGCATATTGTGGCGGGTGGCAACCATAAGATACAGGTGGGGCACATCGATTCCAAGTTCGGTATCTCCATCCATCAGATGCGTCACCTTACGCGCATCATTAAAGCTTACGGCATTCATGTAAATGGGCTGCACATGCACACGGGCAGCGACATTCTGGACGTGGGCGTGTTCCTGAAAGGAACGGAGATTCTACTGGAAGCGGCCTTTCAGTTCGCAGAACTGGAATACATCGACTTCGGAAGCGGTTTCAAAGTGGCCTACAAGCCGAATGATGTGGCTACGGACATTGAGGAGCTGGGTGAGAAACTCTCCGTTCAGTTTCAGGAGTTCTGCAAGGAGTACGGCAAGGAGCTGGAACTGGCCTTTGAGCCGGGCAAGTTCCTTGTAAGCGAATCTGGGACCTTCCTCTGCAAGGTGAACGTGATCAAACAGACCACCGCCACCGTCTTTGCGGGTGTGGACACGGGTTTCAACCACTTCATCCGCCCCATGTTCTACGATTCGTACCACCACATTACCAACATCAGCAATCCCGAAGGGCCCGACCGCATTTACACTGTGGTGGGCTACATCTGCGAGACGGACACCTTTGCGTGGGACAGGAAGATACCAGAGATACGCGAGAACGATATTCTGGCATTCCACAATGCGGGAGCGTACGTGTTTGCCATGAGCAGCAACTACAACTCGCGCCTGAAACCGGCCGAAGTGCTGCTGAAAGGTGGCAAGCCTTATCTCATCAGTCGCAGACAGACCCTTGACGACCTGTTGGTGAGCCAGGTGGATGTGAGCCATCTTTTCAAAACCAAGCAGAAAGCAGTGAAAGACAGCTAA
- a CDS encoding transposase, whose product MSTRYKFHNPEGVYFISFATVGWTDVFTRAAYKEIFIESIRYCQQQKGLELFGWCLMTNHAHLLARAKEGHRLNDIIRDLKKYTSKQLITAIEQNPQESRREWLLGMFANAGSHNPNNTRYQFWRQDNHPVECYTADVTQQKLDYIHNNPVVEGIVQHPEQYLYSSASNYADGNGLLQIERIGY is encoded by the coding sequence ATGAGCACGCGCTATAAGTTCCACAACCCGGAAGGGGTTTACTTCATCAGCTTTGCCACAGTAGGCTGGACAGATGTATTTACCAGAGCAGCATACAAGGAGATATTTATTGAAAGCATACGTTACTGCCAGCAGCAGAAAGGATTGGAACTGTTCGGCTGGTGCCTCATGACCAACCATGCGCATCTGCTGGCAAGGGCCAAGGAAGGCCATCGGCTCAATGACATTATCCGCGATCTGAAGAAATATACTTCAAAGCAACTCATAACGGCCATTGAGCAGAACCCGCAGGAAAGCAGAAGAGAATGGTTGCTGGGTATGTTTGCCAACGCAGGAAGCCATAATCCGAACAACACGAGGTATCAGTTCTGGCGGCAGGACAATCACCCTGTAGAATGCTATACGGCCGATGTTACCCAACAGAAACTGGATTATATCCACAACAATCCGGTGGTAGAGGGAATTGTGCAGCATCCCGAACAGTACCTTTACAGCAGTGCCAGCAACTATGCCGATGGCAACGGACTCCTGCAAATTGAACGGATAGGATATTGA
- a CDS encoding chalcone isomerase → MKILFTSMIALMMVLPSQAQVTINGVTLPATMKAGDESITLNGGGIRKKLFFKLYVGGLYLAKRSSDANAIINADEAMAVKLQITSGMISSENMSEAILEGFENSTNGNTAPLKSKIEEFVNTFKKSEIVEGNVFDIIYVPGVGVQSYKNGKLEGTIEGMDFKKALFGIWLSGKPADEDLKAAMLGKK, encoded by the coding sequence ATGAAAATTCTATTCACATCTATGATTGCCCTGATGATGGTGCTGCCATCGCAGGCACAGGTAACCATCAATGGCGTTACGCTGCCGGCCACCATGAAGGCCGGAGACGAGAGCATTACCCTCAACGGGGGCGGCATCCGTAAAAAACTGTTCTTCAAACTGTATGTCGGTGGGCTGTATCTGGCCAAAAGGTCGTCCGATGCCAATGCCATCATCAATGCCGATGAGGCAATGGCCGTGAAGTTGCAGATCACCTCAGGCATGATAAGCAGCGAGAACATGAGCGAGGCCATTCTGGAAGGTTTCGAGAACAGTACCAATGGCAACACCGCCCCGCTCAAGTCGAAGATCGAGGAATTCGTCAACACCTTTAAGAAGAGTGAGATCGTGGAAGGCAATGTCTTCGACATCATTTACGTGCCGGGCGTTGGCGTTCAGTCGTACAAGAACGGCAAGCTGGAAGGGACCATCGAAGGCATGGATTTCAAAAAGGCGCTTTTCGGTATCTGGCTCAGCGGCAAACCTGCCGATGAAGACCTGAAGGCCGCCATGCTTGGTAAGAAGTAG
- a CDS encoding T9SS type A sorting domain-containing protein, with translation MGQCFFRSLRQTGISLPKIGHSFNYRTQVFYIMHSMHTFRGNVVDAMRRSFFLFVIMFLSDLITAGESFSQNFVWARQLNLHDTYSGSIVDVAMDEEGNSYITGHFNGSTLFTGFPLVFTDEGGFYLAKINPAGETVWLRTVKGVIGTTAIAYDNNGNICVIGFLEGTVHFGISLVTVDTGVGSYFIAKYTTSGALVWSKIYENAYSPTNSDSLISLSDIACTQSGDILITGMLYNYEIGGAVLNPNTHTRRVFLAQLNDTANTEWAKVVEGDARYLNPTQLTSDPDGNVFLGIIWTDVIGEIIFDAQTTLTGSGFVNSVIAKYDPLGNCLWAQRTSSLVRDELKGLNTDEFGNVYVSRYSSVLVSPVPNSDRFSWLDKLNPSGQSIWTKSGRDVLCRSSVTAKDGNTYMHIGSIFATDSLFFNGFEIEYQEDESAVMKVNTSGTVQWVKYVKSGNGGMRIAASGNGSILFGYGGVSGFSYVFDENVLSGTDDAYFDYAALIYDRSYAPVSNNTITGNIFNDNNSNCLIDSVDDPIEGFSVVAIPGPYYGTSDSLGNYTVAVDTGEYVISQIEVQSHQFTNALNCPVTNEYSVQLHTIDSVADGFDFANNYNLCGLLTGKSSMGESVCCDSVLQYSHIFCNHGLDTVRDVSVEIQYSDRVIPLASSIPWSSYDPLDSIMVLNIGDIPPGSCTELIMIDSVTCTPDTYYGNWYGYDVRIEPQNLCYANDSIFNKYSGAFFAYRCIDAIYEREKHAILIFPNPATTTLRIQLPDNVRQATGICLYDMMGRQVQQLAYSPTIDISPLAKGTYVVVVATEQGRFRNVIQKE, from the coding sequence ATGGGGCAGTGTTTTTTCCGTTCACTCCGCCAAACGGGCATTTCATTACCGAAAATCGGCCATTCATTCAATTACAGAACACAAGTGTTCTACATCATGCATTCAATGCATACCTTTAGGGGAAATGTTGTGGATGCCATGAGACGTTCATTTTTCCTATTTGTAATCATGTTCTTGTCGGACTTGATCACTGCTGGCGAATCCTTCTCACAGAATTTTGTGTGGGCAAGACAGTTGAATCTTCACGATACTTATTCTGGTTCGATTGTGGATGTTGCCATGGACGAAGAAGGCAACTCATATATTACCGGCCATTTCAATGGGTCAACACTTTTTACTGGATTTCCTCTTGTTTTTACTGATGAGGGTGGATTCTATCTGGCTAAAATCAATCCCGCAGGAGAAACTGTTTGGCTAAGAACAGTTAAGGGCGTAATAGGTACAACGGCAATTGCCTACGACAACAATGGTAATATTTGCGTTATCGGATTCCTTGAAGGCACCGTTCATTTTGGAATATCTCTGGTAACGGTTGATACGGGTGTCGGTTCTTATTTTATTGCCAAATACACCACTTCGGGAGCGCTTGTTTGGTCAAAGATCTACGAGAACGCTTATTCGCCAACGAACAGTGACAGTCTAATATCACTTTCGGATATAGCTTGCACGCAGTCAGGGGATATTCTGATTACAGGAATGCTATACAACTATGAAATTGGAGGTGCTGTCCTAAATCCGAACACGCATACGAGACGCGTGTTTCTGGCTCAATTGAACGATACGGCTAACACAGAATGGGCGAAGGTGGTAGAGGGAGATGCCCGGTATTTGAATCCAACCCAGCTTACGTCCGATCCGGATGGGAATGTGTTTCTCGGAATAATTTGGACCGATGTGATCGGAGAGATCATATTCGATGCGCAGACAACACTTACTGGTTCAGGATTTGTCAATTCTGTCATCGCAAAATATGACCCACTCGGTAATTGCCTGTGGGCTCAAAGAACCAGTAGTTTGGTCAGGGATGAACTTAAAGGGCTGAATACTGATGAATTCGGCAATGTCTATGTTTCAAGATACAGTTCCGTCTTAGTATCACCGGTTCCCAATAGTGACAGGTTTTCTTGGCTCGATAAATTGAATCCATCTGGCCAATCGATCTGGACAAAGTCAGGTAGGGATGTATTATGTAGGTCGTCCGTTACAGCAAAGGATGGGAATACGTATATGCACATCGGTTCCATCTTTGCAACAGACTCGCTTTTTTTCAATGGTTTTGAAATAGAATATCAGGAAGATGAAAGTGCTGTAATGAAGGTTAACACCTCCGGCACCGTTCAGTGGGTCAAATACGTTAAGTCCGGCAATGGAGGTATGAGAATAGCTGCTTCGGGCAATGGTTCCATATTATTCGGCTACGGAGGAGTGAGTGGTTTCAGTTATGTGTTTGATGAGAACGTTTTGAGCGGGACGGATGATGCTTATTTCGACTATGCCGCACTTATTTATGATAGGTCTTACGCTCCAGTATCGAACAACACCATTACCGGAAATATCTTTAACGATAATAATTCCAATTGCCTTATCGACTCTGTTGATGATCCGATTGAAGGATTCTCAGTAGTTGCAATTCCCGGCCCTTACTACGGAACCTCTGATTCATTGGGCAATTACACAGTAGCTGTAGATACGGGCGAGTATGTCATCTCTCAGATAGAAGTCCAGTCGCATCAGTTTACAAATGCGCTTAATTGTCCGGTAACCAACGAATATTCGGTTCAGTTACATACGATTGACTCTGTGGCTGATGGTTTTGATTTTGCCAATAATTACAATTTGTGCGGACTGCTTACAGGTAAAAGTTCAATGGGTGAGTCGGTATGCTGTGATTCCGTTCTTCAGTATTCCCATATCTTTTGCAATCATGGTCTGGACACGGTTCGTGATGTGTCTGTCGAGATACAGTATTCTGATAGAGTAATTCCTTTGGCAAGTAGTATTCCATGGTCCAGCTATGACCCTTTAGATTCCATCATGGTTCTGAATATTGGAGATATCCCTCCTGGATCCTGCACGGAATTGATAATGATTGACTCGGTCACTTGTACACCAGACACCTATTATGGGAATTGGTATGGTTACGATGTCCGAATTGAACCTCAGAATCTCTGCTATGCAAATGACAGTATTTTCAATAAATACTCAGGGGCATTTTTTGCCTACAGATGTATTGATGCTATATACGAACGGGAAAAGCATGCGATTCTCATCTTCCCCAACCCCGCCACAACCACCCTGCGCATCCAGTTGCCCGATAATGTGCGGCAGGCCACGGGCATTTGCCTGTATGATATGATGGGCCGACAGGTGCAGCAATTGGCCTACAGCCCCACTATTGACATAAGCCCCCTTGCCAAAGGCACCTACGTGGTGGTGGTTGCTACCGAGCAGGGAAGATTCAGAAATGTGATACAGAAGGAATAG
- a CDS encoding T9SS type A sorting domain-containing protein has protein sequence MRHLFLTLFAVVSFLFNGMAQQAITITHNDMPNVNDTFRLSICDNLLGIVNLNDDGPDQTWNYSTLGSFNQRVDEFVDPVLGTPLIYNVTFSNFFDMNYFATLAAPDQFGQFGANLLNVTEVYDFYRETNSYFDNVGLGLTINGFPLTAKMNPRDKIYEFPLEYGDQDNSFAQFGVSVPSFGYYGQKIWRSNTVDAWGELTTRYGTFNTLRVTTILDVTDTISFQGLNFEQAQPTSFEVKWFAKNIGIPVLTAKGQILFGQRVVNSIEYLDSIRGFTLASLPPNPVDTTTVDTTTTDTTGTSGIWDFPSALHDLRVAPNPFNGELIVFIDADKNATVNLSLWDLLGRCISTNLTPSNTVSAGQNMLWVNTEGIKPGTYQLIITEKSGQRHALRVLKL, from the coding sequence ATGAGACATCTCTTTCTTACACTTTTTGCAGTTGTGTCCTTCCTCTTTAACGGAATGGCACAACAAGCGATCACCATCACCCACAATGATATGCCCAATGTGAACGATACGTTCCGTTTGAGCATCTGCGACAACCTTTTGGGAATTGTGAACCTGAATGATGATGGCCCCGACCAGACCTGGAACTATTCCACATTGGGTTCTTTCAATCAGCGCGTGGATGAATTTGTTGACCCCGTTCTGGGAACACCGCTGATCTACAACGTTACGTTCAGCAACTTCTTCGATATGAACTACTTCGCCACCTTGGCCGCGCCAGACCAGTTCGGGCAGTTCGGGGCCAACCTCCTCAATGTGACCGAGGTGTATGACTTCTACCGCGAAACGAACTCCTACTTTGATAATGTGGGGCTCGGACTGACCATCAATGGCTTTCCGTTGACCGCCAAAATGAATCCGCGCGATAAGATCTACGAGTTTCCGCTGGAATACGGAGATCAGGACAACTCATTTGCCCAGTTCGGTGTTTCGGTCCCTTCTTTCGGGTACTACGGACAGAAGATCTGGCGTAGCAATACCGTTGATGCGTGGGGTGAGTTGACAACACGTTACGGCACGTTCAATACACTGCGCGTGACCACCATTTTGGATGTGACCGACACCATCAGTTTCCAAGGTCTGAACTTTGAACAGGCACAGCCTACCTCGTTTGAAGTGAAATGGTTTGCCAAGAACATCGGTATTCCCGTACTCACGGCCAAGGGGCAGATACTTTTCGGTCAGCGCGTGGTCAATTCCATCGAATACCTCGATTCGATCAGAGGATTCACCTTGGCCTCGTTGCCTCCCAATCCCGTTGATACCACAACCGTTGATACGACAACCACAGACACCACAGGAACTTCGGGTATTTGGGATTTCCCCTCTGCCCTACACGACCTCCGCGTGGCACCGAACCCATTCAATGGCGAACTCATAGTTTTCATCGATGCAGATAAGAACGCCACGGTCAATCTGTCACTTTGGGATCTTCTTGGCCGCTGCATTTCAACCAATCTGACCCCAAGCAACACAGTTTCGGCAGGTCAGAACATGCTATGGGTCAATACGGAAGGCA